A single genomic interval of Juglans regia cultivar Chandler chromosome 1, Walnut 2.0, whole genome shotgun sequence harbors:
- the LOC109020839 gene encoding uncharacterized protein LOC109020839, whose amino-acid sequence MADGQHDAQPRTLKDYVWLVVNYNYSGIRRHTINANNFKLKLALISMVQQAQFSGSPLDDSNIHLVMFLEICDIMFYNWLNGQTQTIVDAASSGTLMSKIAEGATYLLEEMTSNNYQWLTERTMTKKVAGIHELEPLAALSAQVATLSHPIRFQF is encoded by the exons ATGGCTGACGGACAACATGATGCACAGCCACGCACCTTGAAGGATTATGTATGGCTAGTTGTGAATTACAACTACTCGGGTATAAGACGCCATaccattaatgccaataattttAAGCTCAAACTAGCCTTGATAAGCATGGTGCAACAAGCCCAATTTAGTGGATCGCCACTTGATGATTCCAATATTCATTTGGTGATGTTCTTGGAGATTTGTGACATA ATGTTCTACAATTGGTTAAATGGGCAAACTCAGACCATAGTTGATGCCGCTTCTAGTGGAACTTTGATGTCAAAGATAGCTGAAGGTGCTACTTATCTTTTGGAAGAGATGAcctcaaacaactatcaatggcTAACTGAAAGAACTATGACTAAGAAAGTTGctgggattcatgaattggagCCATTAGCAGCCCTTTCAGCTCAAGTTGCTACTCTATCCCATCCCATCAGATTTCAGTTTTGA